In Bacteroidota bacterium, a genomic segment contains:
- a CDS encoding class I SAM-dependent methyltransferase: MSEFWESIFKDKQEMWGWEPAESANLAMERFQKSGFRSVLIPGFGYGRNAKPFIDNGFMVTGIEISATAIELAKKQFGEGLQIHLGSVGEMPFDQEMYDGIYCYSLLHLLDENERAKLIQDCYNQLNTNGYMVFVSISKLDFRYGQGTALSKDRFQTWPGVTLFFYDSESIQSEFGNYGLIEAEETDEPKENPGNKPQQKFWYIVCRKPA; encoded by the coding sequence ATGTCTGAATTCTGGGAATCAATTTTTAAGGACAAGCAGGAAATGTGGGGCTGGGAACCTGCCGAATCTGCCAACCTTGCCATGGAACGCTTTCAAAAAAGTGGATTCCGCAGCGTACTCATTCCCGGGTTTGGCTACGGCAGAAATGCCAAACCCTTTATCGACAATGGATTCATGGTCACAGGGATTGAGATTTCAGCAACTGCAATTGAATTGGCCAAAAAGCAGTTTGGAGAAGGCCTACAAATCCACCTCGGTTCGGTTGGTGAAATGCCTTTTGACCAAGAAATGTACGATGGCATATACTGCTATTCCTTGCTGCATTTACTCGACGAAAATGAACGTGCAAAACTCATCCAAGATTGCTACAATCAGCTCAACACCAATGGCTACATGGTTTTTGTCTCGATTTCAAAATTGGATTTCAGATATGGGCAAGGGACAGCCCTCAGCAAAGATCGATTCCAAACTTGGCCCGGCGTGACTTTGTTCTTTTACGATTCCGAATCCATCCAATCAGAATTTGGAAATTATGGTCTCATCGAGGCAGAAGAAACGGACGAACCCAAGGAAAATCCGGGCAACAAGCCACAGCAAAAATTTTGGTACATTGTATGTAGAAAACCCGCATGA
- a CDS encoding T9SS type A sorting domain-containing protein — MKKTITTLIMLLLLSAMGFSQFVQIPSGTTSDINSIGYSSGKLFFLGHNYLSSSVDLGNSITQLNIPLNLPYNYGLNVLDTSNLYLISGYHNPYYQYEIIHTSDGGMNWTILYDTIGTPIHDLTANENGSLLAVGNFGNIFKSQDGINWTISNANNITTIWNCVGLTDSSYAISGFEYSGISEDYGNIWHTTYFNISHSSSIVPISPDTIYMSSYFWNGWESFFSKSIDGGNSWTTNSIGTGIGIFDMSFESSAHGFAVGAKYNYPDTIGILMETTDGGATWTTYTTTYTSEFLSVKKVENHLFITGTNGIILKADLSSLSTQDLAKENSFNINIYPNPIFENSPVVVIADKPGDYKIEVLDIAGRKFIDKKFNTEFELTIGTAGVYLIRITDKQSCSITKKLIINN, encoded by the coding sequence ATGAAAAAGACAATAACAACATTAATCATGCTCCTGCTTCTATCAGCGATGGGGTTTTCGCAGTTTGTTCAAATTCCTAGTGGAACAACGTCGGACATTAATTCAATAGGTTATAGCAGTGGGAAATTGTTCTTTCTTGGACACAATTATTTGAGTTCATCTGTTGATTTGGGTAACAGTATCACCCAGTTAAACATCCCACTGAATTTACCCTACAATTATGGATTAAACGTTTTGGACACCTCTAACCTATATCTAATTTCAGGGTATCACAATCCATATTACCAATATGAAATTATTCACACATCAGATGGTGGAATGAACTGGACTATTCTCTACGACACGATCGGAACACCGATTCATGATCTGACGGCAAATGAAAATGGAAGCTTACTTGCCGTTGGCAATTTCGGTAACATATTTAAATCACAAGACGGCATTAACTGGACAATCTCAAATGCAAATAACATTACAACCATATGGAATTGTGTAGGCTTGACGGACAGTTCTTACGCCATAAGTGGATTCGAATATTCCGGCATTTCAGAAGATTACGGAAATATTTGGCATACAACTTATTTCAACATATCTCATTCAAGCTCAATCGTTCCTATTTCACCGGACACCATTTATATGAGTTCTTATTTCTGGAATGGCTGGGAATCGTTTTTCTCAAAATCAATTGACGGTGGGAATTCTTGGACTACAAACTCAATTGGCACTGGCATTGGAATTTTTGATATGTCATTTGAATCATCAGCACATGGTTTTGCTGTAGGTGCCAAATACAATTATCCAGACACAATTGGAATATTAATGGAAACAACTGATGGCGGTGCTACATGGACAACCTACACCACAACTTATACTTCCGAGTTTCTATCAGTGAAGAAAGTTGAAAACCATTTATTTATAACTGGGACAAATGGAATAATACTTAAAGCAGATTTATCGTCATTAAGCACTCAAGACTTGGCCAAGGAGAATTCCTTTAACATTAATATCTATCCCAATCCCATTTTTGAAAATTCGCCTGTTGTTGTAATCGCTGACAAGCCAGGTGATTACAAAATTGAAGTATTGGACATTGCCGGCAGAAAATTTATTGACAAAAAATTCAACACCGAATTCGAACTTACAATAGGTACAGCAGGAGTCTATTTGATTAGAATTACAGACAAACAATCATGTAGCATCACCAAGAAATTGATAATAAATAATTAA
- a CDS encoding antibiotic biosynthesis monooxygenase, producing MYILIYRFTAKPDQVAQFQQSWREMTLLIREYEGSLGSRLHQESECVFIAYAQWPDRQTFENSGEKLPEHAQTVRKVLRESCASIETLHQLEMLDDLLIHPNFHAAQ from the coding sequence ATGTATATCCTCATCTATCGCTTCACCGCAAAACCTGACCAAGTCGCACAATTCCAGCAATCGTGGCGGGAAATGACCTTGCTCATCCGCGAATACGAAGGCAGTTTGGGCTCCCGTTTGCACCAGGAATCCGAATGCGTTTTCATCGCCTACGCCCAATGGCCGGACCGGCAAACCTTTGAAAATTCGGGGGAGAAGTTGCCGGAACATGCCCAGACTGTGCGGAAGGTTTTGCGGGAATCCTGCGCATCGATTGAGACGCTGCATCAATTGGAAATGTTGGACGATTTGCTGATTCATCCGAATTTCCATGCTGCACAATAA
- a CDS encoding T9SS type A sorting domain-containing protein translates to MKSIFLLPLLLFAALVGNAQTYTLSPGPVVSGTLVVGGVLELPIMQNRGNDSILLKYELISNTCDPSWTVTVIDNQSSYASVIPSGTMMPVAPQEDGFLRLDFYPFQTTGSATVKYKIWDDAFPLEIDTLTYLIDVITGVSPTIVQANVAIYPNPATDILHIQTGMTMYPGALMQLYGVDGKLVATSEIPTHGNLNFPVSGFAKGLYLLRIADKARVMHTRVHIQ, encoded by the coding sequence ATGAAATCGATCTTTTTACTCCCCCTCTTGCTTTTCGCTGCTTTGGTTGGGAATGCCCAAACTTATACCCTCAGCCCGGGGCCCGTTGTCAGCGGAACGTTGGTTGTGGGCGGGGTCTTGGAACTCCCAATTATGCAGAACCGAGGCAATGATTCCATTCTATTGAAGTATGAATTGATCAGCAATACCTGCGATCCTTCATGGACCGTGACTGTTATCGACAATCAGTCTTCCTATGCGAGCGTAATTCCTTCGGGAACAATGATGCCTGTGGCCCCACAGGAGGATGGCTTTTTAAGATTGGACTTTTATCCATTTCAAACGACAGGTTCGGCCACCGTAAAATACAAGATCTGGGATGATGCCTTCCCATTGGAAATCGACACCCTTACGTACCTCATAGATGTGATTACGGGTGTTTCACCGACAATTGTCCAAGCCAATGTTGCGATTTACCCCAATCCTGCAACGGACATTCTGCATATTCAAACAGGCATGACCATGTATCCCGGTGCGTTGATGCAATTGTATGGCGTTGACGGAAAATTGGTTGCAACGTCCGAAATACCCACCCATGGCAATTTGAATTTTCCCGTCTCCGGATTCGCAAAGGGACTTTACCTGCTTCGTATCGCCGACAAAGCACGCGTGATGCATACCCGCGTTCATATCCAATAA
- a CDS encoding T9SS type A sorting domain-containing protein translates to MAFEIARKLNWPLELFIYKNTMKRIFAAAAALFYLSIAAYGQVGTIDASFGASGAYTFPLGSGINTVEARTMVVLSNDQIVVSSDEKFSPFLFQGKLNQLTSNGSLDPSFGTGGIVIVDDSTFGYSNVIQMPNGKLLVSWHKHTPNISVLDDYPFLTMHNSDGSLVSNFGTNGRLDLPASPTGGTIGSTLVADANNNLYVLYDYDNGEVIRSYTSTGAINTAFGSAGTVTFADDGTSEMVYTPTSGGRLLVARYDVNGDIAISRYFLTGQLDFTFGSAGYVTIPYLIANPQAQELNAIGLQSDGQLLVHVMEYNANQLLSRVARITANGTLDATFNNNAQIATASLTTQIFYGDKLIQQTDGKIILGGGNVDLNTEDTQKAFFRLNSDGTADNTFGISGLLALGTFNNDIVYDVKLQSTGKIIGLVTNDLNTSPAYLIRLLNNLSLGVLETSLTTDLGLYPNPVQTDFELKYELSAPQLMSIYLIDAQGRIVHCFQENKRENGAQIHRFALPTAIASGTYTVSLRSASSASNLQIIVR, encoded by the coding sequence ATGGCGTTTGAGATTGCAAGAAAGCTAAATTGGCCATTAGAATTGTTCATTTACAAAAATACAATGAAGAGAATTTTCGCAGCGGCAGCAGCTTTGTTCTATTTGAGCATTGCGGCTTATGGCCAAGTCGGCACGATTGATGCCAGTTTTGGCGCATCAGGGGCATACACCTTCCCGTTAGGTTCGGGAATCAATACGGTGGAAGCTAGAACGATGGTCGTCTTATCCAATGACCAAATTGTTGTTTCAAGCGATGAGAAATTCTCCCCTTTTCTTTTCCAGGGAAAACTGAATCAACTCACTTCCAACGGTTCATTGGACCCCTCTTTTGGTACAGGAGGAATCGTGATAGTGGACGATTCTACCTTTGGTTACAGCAATGTGATCCAAATGCCAAATGGTAAGCTCTTGGTCTCCTGGCATAAACATACGCCAAACATTTCGGTGCTCGACGATTATCCATTCTTGACGATGCACAATTCGGATGGTTCACTTGTGTCTAACTTCGGTACAAATGGACGGCTCGATTTGCCTGCCAGCCCCACGGGCGGTACGATTGGGAGCACCCTAGTAGCGGATGCAAACAATAACCTCTACGTTTTGTATGACTATGACAATGGCGAAGTGATCAGAAGTTACACAAGTACAGGGGCCATCAATACGGCTTTTGGAAGCGCAGGCACGGTTACTTTCGCAGACGATGGCACTTCCGAGATGGTTTATACCCCCACATCGGGAGGGCGATTGTTGGTGGCGAGGTACGACGTCAACGGGGATATCGCAATCAGTCGGTATTTTCTCACTGGACAACTGGATTTCACCTTCGGAAGCGCCGGCTATGTAACCATTCCGTACCTGATCGCGAATCCCCAAGCACAGGAGCTCAATGCAATAGGTTTGCAAAGCGATGGGCAATTGCTCGTACATGTCATGGAGTACAACGCAAATCAGTTGCTCAGTCGCGTCGCAAGAATAACTGCAAACGGTACATTGGATGCGACTTTCAATAACAATGCGCAGATAGCAACGGCCTCTCTCACAACACAAATTTTCTATGGAGATAAATTGATTCAGCAAACTGATGGGAAAATTATCCTCGGCGGAGGAAATGTAGATCTGAATACTGAAGATACCCAGAAGGCATTCTTCCGCCTCAATAGTGATGGCACTGCTGACAATACCTTTGGTATAAGCGGTTTATTGGCTTTGGGAACCTTTAACAATGACATAGTTTATGACGTAAAACTTCAAAGCACGGGTAAAATCATAGGCCTTGTGACCAATGACCTGAACACCTCGCCAGCTTACCTCATTCGTCTTCTCAATAACCTGAGCCTAGGTGTTTTGGAGACTTCGCTGACCACTGATTTAGGCTTGTATCCGAATCCAGTCCAAACTGATTTTGAGCTTAAATATGAATTAAGCGCTCCCCAATTGATGAGCATCTACTTGATCGATGCGCAAGGTCGTATTGTTCATTGTTTCCAAGAAAATAAGCGGGAAAATGGCGCACAAATCCATCGATTTGCTTTGCCTACCGCCATTGCTTCGGGAACTTATACCGTTTCTTTGCGCTCAGCTAGTAGCGCGAGTAATCTTCAAATTATTGTGAGGTAG
- a CDS encoding transposase has translation MKKNTGNMSFAELALSKRKINTRFFDAVNAMIDWGSIEKVIDQFDTRGKRLDGNPCYAGLVLFKMSLLGIWYGLSDRELEDHVNDSISFTRFCGLSLEDSIPDHSIVSRFRNHAVHPGSMAYAFGRSEPSIARKRLLVRTGTIVDASIRESPLKPKQGAIRSEGDNEAVAPGNGHKTGPSFRRWSKALA, from the coding sequence ATGAAGAAAAACACAGGAAATATGAGCTTCGCAGAATTGGCTTTAAGCAAGCGCAAGATCAATACACGCTTTTTCGATGCCGTCAATGCTATGATCGACTGGGGGAGCATCGAAAAGGTCATTGATCAATTTGACACGCGTGGGAAGCGCTTGGATGGCAATCCTTGCTACGCTGGCCTTGTGCTTTTCAAAATGAGTTTGCTTGGAATTTGGTATGGGCTGAGTGACAGGGAATTGGAGGACCACGTGAATGATTCGATTTCCTTTACGCGGTTCTGCGGGCTATCCCTTGAGGATTCCATACCGGACCACAGCATCGTGTCCCGGTTCCGGAACCATGCTGTCCACCCAGGAAGTATGGCATACGCTTTTGGACGAAGTGAACCGTCAATTGCAAGAAAAAGGCTGTTGGTTCGTACCGGGACGATCGTGGACGCTTCCATCAGAGAGAGCCCGCTGAAGCCAAAGCAAGGCGCAATACGAAGTGAAGGTGACAATGAGGCGGTTGCGCCAGGCAACGGTCACAAGACGGGGCCAAGCTTCAGAAGATGGTCAAAAGCCCTGGCGTGA
- a CDS encoding transposase: protein MDKKAGKLYYGYKKHHATDMNGIVLAVETTAANTHDGQVLELLIERAEPAPKTSLYADKGYCSEANPNSHLRSKQLYNGIMKKSRNHELSTYYKKKNRLISSVRWVVGRTFGGQNDGSAQAKHDTEAWKEQTVNTF, encoded by the coding sequence GTGGACAAAAAGGCCGGCAAGCTATATTACGGCTATAAAAAGCACCACGCTACTGATATGAACGGCATCGTGCTTGCAGTAGAAACAACAGCAGCCAACACCCATGACGGTCAAGTCCTTGAGTTGCTGATCGAGCGAGCTGAACCAGCCCCCAAGACTTCGCTTTATGCTGACAAGGGATATTGCTCGGAGGCCAACCCAAATTCGCACTTGCGAAGCAAGCAGTTATACAACGGGATAATGAAAAAGAGTCGAAACCATGAGTTGAGCACATACTACAAGAAGAAAAACAGGCTTATCAGCTCCGTTCGATGGGTGGTCGGGCGAACGTTTGGAGGGCAAAACGATGGTTCGGCACAGGCAAAGCACGATACCGAGGCCTGGAAAGAACAAACGGTCAACACATTCTAG
- a CDS encoding NmrA family NAD(P)-binding protein encodes MSQKIFLAGATGNLGGNIAHALSQRGAHVRVLVRPSSDPAKIVALQQLGMEIIQCEMTDPAALAQACEGIDCVVSALAGLREVIFDTQKLLLNAAVAAKVPRFIPSDFSLDFTKTQGGRNRNLDLRREFHVYLDQQPIQATTIFNGAFADMLTGEMPLILFKRKRILYWGDADQQMDMTTVADTAAYTAAAALDASTPRYLRIAGIQESPRTLAGIMREVTGQEHRLFRAGGVGLLSTIIGIARTLAPGKKELYPAWQGMQYMRDMVEGHARMQQTDNNRYPGLRWTSVAEIVGPFLASGGGK; translated from the coding sequence ATGTCTCAAAAAATCTTCCTAGCCGGTGCCACCGGCAACCTCGGCGGAAACATCGCTCACGCGCTCAGCCAACGCGGTGCCCACGTACGTGTCCTCGTGCGCCCGAGCAGCGACCCTGCCAAAATTGTGGCCTTGCAGCAGCTCGGCATGGAAATCATCCAATGCGAGATGACCGACCCCGCAGCACTCGCGCAAGCTTGTGAAGGCATCGATTGCGTGGTATCCGCACTCGCAGGCCTACGCGAGGTGATTTTCGACACGCAAAAATTGCTGCTCAATGCCGCCGTTGCAGCCAAAGTTCCGCGTTTCATTCCCTCGGATTTTTCATTGGACTTCACCAAAACGCAGGGAGGCCGCAACCGCAACCTCGATTTGCGCCGCGAATTCCACGTGTACCTCGATCAACAGCCGATCCAAGCAACCACAATTTTTAATGGCGCATTTGCCGACATGCTCACGGGCGAGATGCCGCTGATCCTCTTCAAACGCAAACGCATCCTGTATTGGGGCGACGCCGACCAACAAATGGACATGACGACCGTAGCCGATACCGCAGCCTATACAGCCGCCGCGGCCCTTGACGCATCCACCCCGCGCTACCTGCGCATCGCAGGCATTCAGGAGAGTCCGCGCACGCTTGCGGGCATCATGCGCGAAGTCACGGGACAGGAACACCGCCTTTTCAGAGCTGGTGGCGTCGGATTGTTGAGTACGATCATCGGCATCGCCCGCACGTTAGCGCCCGGCAAAAAGGAGCTTTATCCCGCTTGGCAAGGCATGCAATACATGCGCGACATGGTCGAAGGGCATGCCCGCATGCAGCAAACCGACAACAACCGATATCCCGGTTTGCGTTGGACGAGCGTGGCGGAGATTGTGGGTCCGTTTTTGGCGAGTGGGGGCGGGAAGTAG
- a CDS encoding T9SS type A sorting domain-containing protein, whose protein sequence is MIDRSPRFEGVEGPLDLSVYNTFGQLVHKAEVLNGNVQMDLPSGIYFLNIQQVETGSSFAAKVIRR, encoded by the coding sequence ATGATCGACAGGAGTCCCAGATTCGAAGGGGTTGAAGGTCCGTTGGACCTGTCCGTTTACAATACTTTCGGGCAATTGGTTCACAAGGCGGAAGTTTTGAATGGAAATGTGCAGATGGATTTGCCTTCTGGAATTTATTTTCTCAACATTCAACAAGTGGAAACGGGTTCGTCATTTGCGGCGAAGGTGATTCGGAGGTGA